ACCGGCTGCGGGCGGGCCCGAAGAAGGCCTTTTCGCGCAGGTCACGGGCGTCGTCCACGCCGCCGTGGGAAGCGGCGTCGATCTCGATGACGTCGATGGAACCTGGTCCGTTGCGCGCGAGGTCCTGGCATGAGTGGCACTCACCGCACGGCGTGGGCGTAGGGCCCTGCTCGCAGTTCAGACACCGCGCCAGGATCCGCGCGCTGGTCGTCTTGCCACAGCCGCGCGGCCCGCTGAACAGGTACGCGTGGTTGACCCGGTTGTTCCGCAGCGCCTGCTGCAACGGGTCGGTCACATGCTGCTGCCCGATGACCTCGGCGAAGGTCTCCGGGCGATAGCGGCGGTACAGAGCGAGAGACGACACGCATACGAGGTTATAGGCGCCCACTGACAACGGACCCCGCCACAGGAACCCGGAACGCAAACGCCCCCCACGCACCCGCCAGAGCCAACCTACCCTTGCTGCCTTCCGGCCCTGGGGGAGTTCAGTCAGATAGCGCCGCGTGAGGGGCTGCGCCAAGGCTACCTGATGTCGGGGGCAGGGAACGAGTTCGCGAGCACTCCTCTCGGTCATGTAATGTTCCTGGCGGAGGATTCGCCTAGAGGCCTAGGGCGCACGCTTGGAAAGCGTGTTGGGGGCAACCCCTCACGAGTTCGAATCTCGTATCCTCCGCCAGTGCCTCACCGGGCACGATGTCGAAGGGCCCCACCGCTTGCGGTGGGGCCCTTCGGCGTGTGTGGTCTCAGTTGCTGCGAGGGGAGCGGGGCTGGGCGTCGATCTCGGCGATCAGGGACTCGACGCGGGTCTTGATCTCGTCGCGGATGGGGCGGACGGCTTCGACGCCCTTGCCGGCCGGGTCCTCCAGGGACCAGTCGAGATACTTCTTGCCGGGGAAGATCGGGCAGGTGTCGCCGCAGCCCATGGTGATGACGTAGTCGGACGCCTGGACGGCCTCGGTGGTGAGGATCTTCGGCTTGGCGTCGGCGATGTCGATGCCGGCTTCCTTCATGGCCTCGACCGCGGAGGGGTTGACCTGGTCGCCCGGGACGGAGCCAGCGGAGCGGACCTCGATCCGGTCGCCCGCGAGGTGATGGAGGAATCCGGCAGCCATCTGGGAACGCCCGGCGTTGTGGACGCAGACGAACAGCACGGAGGCGAGCGGGCTGGAGGACATCGGCTCTTCCTTCGTCAGCAGTTCTTGCTTCAGCCCTGACTGGTATCAGCTAAGACTGATGTGACAGTATCAGCCCATGATGACGTCAGTCGACACTGAACTGATCCGGGTTCTGGCCGACCCGCTCAGACTCCGGATCGTGACCCTGCTCGCCGACGAGACGCTGTGCACCACCCACCTGGTGGAGGAGACCGGTGCCCGTCAGACCAACCTCTCCAACCACCTGAGAGTGCTGCGGGAGGCCGGAGTCGTCGAGACGGAGCCGTGCGGCCGGTACACGTACTACCGGCTGCGTCCCGACGTCATCGCCCGGCTCGCCGGCCAGTTCGCCGACCTGGCCGAGTCCGCACGCACCGCCGCCGACAACAAGAGGGCCTGCCCGTGACCCGCACCGAAGCATCCGCGACCGCCGAGGAGTCCTCGGTCGTCGCGAAGCTGTCGACGCTCGACCGTTTCCTCGCCGTGTGGATCCTGCTCGCCATGGCCGTCGGCCTGGGGCTCGGCCGTGTGATCCCCGGCCTCAACGGCGCTCTGGCCAAGGTCGAGATCGGCGGCATCTCCCTGCCGATCGCCATCGGCCTGCTGGTCATGATGTACCCGGTGCTGGCCAAGGTCCGCTACGACAAGCTCGACGCCGTCACCGGCGACAAGAGGCTCATGGTCTCGTCGCTGGTCATCAACTGGATCGTCGGCCCGGCGGTCATGTTCGCGCTGGCCTGGATCTTCCTGCCGGACCTGCCCGAGTACCGCACCGGCCTGATCATCGTCGGGCTCGCCCGCTGCATCGCGATGGTCATCATCTGGAACGACCTCGCCTGCGGCGACCGCGAGGCGGCAGCGGTCCTGGTCGCACTGAACTCGGTCTTCCAGGTGCTGGCGTTCGGCCTGCTCGGCTGGTTCTACCTCGACCTGCTGCCCGGCTGGCTGAACCTGGGGGATGGCGAGCACCTGGACATCTCCATGGGGAAGATCGCCCTGAACGTCGTCATCTTCCTCGGCGTCCCGCTGCTGGCCGGGTTCCTGACCCGCCGCATCGGCGAGCGGAAGCTCGGCCGCGAGACGTACGAGTCCGGCTTCCTCCCGAAGATCGGCCCGTGGGCGCTGTACGGCCTGCTGTTCACGATCGTCATCCTCTTCGCCCTCCAGGGGAGGACCATCACCTCGCAGCCGCTGGACGTCGCCCGTATCGCGGTGCCGCTGCTGGTGTACTTCGCCGTGATGTGGTTCGGCACGTTCGCCCTCGGCAAGGTGATCGGCCTGGCCTACGACCGCACCGCGACCCTCGCCTTCACGGCGGCCGGCAACAACTTCGAGTTGGCCATCGCGGTCGCCATCGCCACCTTCGGTGTGACGTCCGGGCAGGCGCTGTCGGGCGTGGTCGGGCCGCTGATCGAGGTGCCGGTCCTGGTGGCGCTCGTCTACGTCTCGCTGGCCTGGCGGCGGAAGTTCACCGCGGGTCGGTGGTGACCGCGGCAGCGCGGGAGAGTTGACGCGCCGCGTGGGCCCGTCCGGCATGGGGCGGAGTTCCTGACGGCCGCCTCCCGGCATACGCAGGCCCCGCCTCGGTCGCGGTCAGCTCGCGGTCGACGTGCTGGTCAGCAGCTTGCCCATCGCGGCCAGCACGGACGGCTCGACGCGGTAGTAGACCCAGGTTCCGCGCCGCTCGGAGGTCAGCAGCCCGGCCTCCTTGAGCTTCTTCAGGTGGTGGGAGACGGTCGGCTGCGAGACGCCGACGTCGGAGATGTCGCACACGCACGCCTCGCCGCCCTCGTGCGAGGCCACGGCCGAGAACAGCCGCAGCCGCACCGGGTCCCCCAGGGCCTTGAACATCCGCGCGGCGGTTTCTGCCTCCTCCGCGGTGAACGGGCGCTCGGTGAGGGGCGGGCAGCATGGCGCCGCTGCCTCGGAGACCTCGGAGACCTCGGGTGCCAGCAGCGGGAGCGCCTTCGTATTCGACATGCGTCTATGTTGACATACGTCGAACCAAAAGCGTCCAGAGCGAGTCAGGGCCGAGACAGGGGCTCCAATTCGACAGACATCTATGTTGACGGGTGTCGAAGCAGGTGCGATGCTGAGACCACAAGACATCGACACATGTCGAATCAAAGGGGAATCTCGTGGCCTTCTCCAACAACGTGCCCACCACCGACCAGCTGCCCGTCGTGGTCATCGGAGCCGGCCCGGTCGGCCTGGCCGCCGCGGCCCATCTCGTCGAGCGCGGCCTTGAACTGCTGGTCCTGGAAGCCGGGCCGTCGGCCGGCACGGCCGTGCGCGACTGGACGCACGTGCGGCTGTTCTCGCCCTGGTCGGAGGTCACCGACCCGGCCGCGGAGAAGCTGCTCGCCCCGACCGGCTGGAGCCGCCCGGACGGCTCCGCGTACCCCACCGGCGGCGACTGGGCCACGATGTACCTCCAGCCCCTCGCCGACGTCCTCGGCGACAAGGTCCGCTACGGCGCCACGGTGACGGGTGTGGCCCGCGCCGGGCGCGACCGCATCGTCGACTCCGGCCGTGACGAGCAGCCCTTCACCGTGCACATCCGGTCGGTCGACGGCCGCGAGGAGCGGATCATCGCCCGCGCCGTCATCGACGCCTCCGGCACCTGGTCCACCCCCGGCCCCCTCGGCGCCGACGGCCTGCCCGCCCTCGGCGAGAAGGCCGCCGCCGACCGCATCGCCTATCGCGTCCCCGACCTGAAGGACCCGGCCGTCCGTGCCCGTTACACGGGCAAGCGCACCGCGGTCGTCGGCTCCGGCGCCTCCGCCTTCACCGCCCTCGCTCACCTCGCCGAACTGGCCGGGGACGAGCCGGGCACGCATGCCGTGTGGATCCTGCGCCGCGGGATCACCGGCTCGACCTTCGGTGGCGGCGAGGCCGATCAGCTGCCCGCCCGCGGCGCCCTGGGTCTGCGCGCCAAGGCCGCCGTCGAGGCCGGCCATGCGAGTGCGGTCACGGGATTCCGTACACAGGCTGTGGAACGCGACGGCGACCGGCTCGTCCTCGTCGCCGAGGACGGCCGCCGCCTCGACCCGGTCGACGAGGTCATCGTGCTGACCGGCTTCCGCCCCGAGCTGTCCTTCCTGTCCGAGGTCCGCCTCGGCCTCGACGAGCGCCTCCAGGCGCCCACCGCGCTGGCCCCGCTCATCGACCCCAACGTCCACTCCTGCGGCACCGTCCACCCGCACGGCGTGAACGAGCTCTCCCACCCGGAGCAGGGCGTCTACCTCGTCGGCATGAAGTCCTACGGCCGCGCCCCCACGTTCCTCGCGATGACCGGCTACGAGCAGGTCCGTTCCATCACCGCCGCGATCGCCGGAGACCGGGAGGCCGCCGAACGAGTCGAGCTGACCCTTCCGGAGACCGGCGTGTGCGGCGGCGCGGGCCTGTTCGAGGAACCCGGCGCCGCTCAGGACAGCGAGGGCGGCGGCTGCTGCGGCGCCCCGGCCACCGCCTCCGGCGGCTGCTGAACTCCCCACCCACTCCAGGAGGTTCGCCATGACGTCCCGTGTACAGCTCGCCCTCCGTGTCCCCGACCTCGCCGAGTCCGTGGCCTTCTACACGAGGCTCTTCGGCACCGAGCCCGCCAAACTCCGCGACGGCTACGCCAACTTCGCCATCGCCGAGCCCCCGCTGAAGCTCGTCCTGATCGAAGGCACCGCAGGTGAGGCGACCCGCCTGGACCATCTCGGCGTCGAGGTCGAGACGACCGAGGCGGTGCGCGCCGCCACCGCCCGCCTGGGCGAGGCGGGCCTGGCCACCGACGTGGAGAACGACACCACCTGCTGTTACGCCCTCCAGGACAAGGTCTGGGTCCACGGCCCCGGCCGGGAACCCTGGGAGGTGTACGTCGTCAAGGCCGACGCCGGCTCCCTGGCCAAGCAGCGCGGCAGCACCTGCTGCACCGACCCGGCCGGCACCGACACCGACGCACCGGCCGTAGCGGGCGGCTGATGTCAGTGACAGCAATCGCAGCCTGGGCGGCAGCCGCACCCGTCGTCCGCGTC
This region of Streptomyces caelestis genomic DNA includes:
- a CDS encoding arsenate reductase ArsC, with the translated sequence MSSSPLASVLFVCVHNAGRSQMAAGFLHHLAGDRIEVRSAGSVPGDQVNPSAVEAMKEAGIDIADAKPKILTTEAVQASDYVITMGCGDTCPIFPGKKYLDWSLEDPAGKGVEAVRPIRDEIKTRVESLIAEIDAQPRSPRSN
- a CDS encoding ArsR/SmtB family transcription factor, which produces MMTSVDTELIRVLADPLRLRIVTLLADETLCTTHLVEETGARQTNLSNHLRVLREAGVVETEPCGRYTYYRLRPDVIARLAGQFADLAESARTAADNKRACP
- the arsB gene encoding ACR3 family arsenite efflux transporter — translated: MTRTEASATAEESSVVAKLSTLDRFLAVWILLAMAVGLGLGRVIPGLNGALAKVEIGGISLPIAIGLLVMMYPVLAKVRYDKLDAVTGDKRLMVSSLVINWIVGPAVMFALAWIFLPDLPEYRTGLIIVGLARCIAMVIIWNDLACGDREAAAVLVALNSVFQVLAFGLLGWFYLDLLPGWLNLGDGEHLDISMGKIALNVVIFLGVPLLAGFLTRRIGERKLGRETYESGFLPKIGPWALYGLLFTIVILFALQGRTITSQPLDVARIAVPLLVYFAVMWFGTFALGKVIGLAYDRTATLAFTAAGNNFELAIAVAIATFGVTSGQALSGVVGPLIEVPVLVALVYVSLAWRRKFTAGRW
- a CDS encoding ArsR/SmtB family transcription factor, with protein sequence MSNTKALPLLAPEVSEVSEAAAPCCPPLTERPFTAEEAETAARMFKALGDPVRLRLFSAVASHEGGEACVCDISDVGVSQPTVSHHLKKLKEAGLLTSERRGTWVYYRVEPSVLAAMGKLLTSTSTAS
- a CDS encoding FAD-dependent oxidoreductase — protein: MAFSNNVPTTDQLPVVVIGAGPVGLAAAAHLVERGLELLVLEAGPSAGTAVRDWTHVRLFSPWSEVTDPAAEKLLAPTGWSRPDGSAYPTGGDWATMYLQPLADVLGDKVRYGATVTGVARAGRDRIVDSGRDEQPFTVHIRSVDGREERIIARAVIDASGTWSTPGPLGADGLPALGEKAAADRIAYRVPDLKDPAVRARYTGKRTAVVGSGASAFTALAHLAELAGDEPGTHAVWILRRGITGSTFGGGEADQLPARGALGLRAKAAVEAGHASAVTGFRTQAVERDGDRLVLVAEDGRRLDPVDEVIVLTGFRPELSFLSEVRLGLDERLQAPTALAPLIDPNVHSCGTVHPHGVNELSHPEQGVYLVGMKSYGRAPTFLAMTGYEQVRSITAAIAGDREAAERVELTLPETGVCGGAGLFEEPGAAQDSEGGGCCGAPATASGGC
- a CDS encoding ArsI/CadI family heavy metal resistance metalloenzyme, which encodes MTSRVQLALRVPDLAESVAFYTRLFGTEPAKLRDGYANFAIAEPPLKLVLIEGTAGEATRLDHLGVEVETTEAVRAATARLGEAGLATDVENDTTCCYALQDKVWVHGPGREPWEVYVVKADAGSLAKQRGSTCCTDPAGTDTDAPAVAGG